CGTCATGTTTGGCTTGGTCAGCCCGGAGATCTTGTATTCGTCCCTACAAACATTGTGACGCAATAAAGCTTTgtgagattctcaaaaaaaaaaaatccatCCAAAAACTTCTGCTCGTCTGCCCGGCGGCTGCAACAGCGACCATCGGCCGGCGCCTCTCCTAAATCGCGGCGCATCGATTCAGGCGAGCTTCCCGTTCCCTCCCTTCATTGCAAGCCCAAGTTGCTGCTTCTATTCCCCACTTCGTTTCTTGACACTCTTTCTATATTCACAGTCCAACCCTAGCTCAGATGAGCCGCCGCCGTTCCCCGCCGTCGGCGCCCCCACTGGACGACGAGGACCTCCTCCGGGAGATCCTGCTGCGCCTCCCTCTGCAGCCATCCTTCCTCGCCCGCGCCTCCTCGGTCTGCACGCGCTGGCGCGGCATCCTCTCCGACCCCCAATTCCGCAAACGCTTCCGCAGACACCATGGGAAACCTCTGCTCCTCGGCTTCTTCGCGGGGCCTGTTTCCAGAGAGCACATCTTCACTCCCGTCCTGGACTCGCCGGACCGCATCCCTGCCGCACGCTTCTCCTTGACCATGCCACAGAGCCGCGGCCCCTTCGACCGCTGGGACTTGGTTGGCTGCCGTCACGGCCTCGCCGTCCTGATCAACAAGTGCCGGGAAGAGGTTGTCGTATCGGATCCCCTGACCGGCCGGCAGCAGCGCGTGCGTTTTCCACGGGGGCATGTGCATGGCGATTGCTTATCGAGCCCGTTCAAATTGTTCTTGATACGCAATGGAGACATGCGGACATTAGGCTCTCTCTACGACTCGGTGTCTGGTGTTTGGGGAAATATTTTCTCGGCGACTACAAATAGTATCTGTAGTATAAGGTCCAGCATCTTTGCCGGGAATGCACTTTGCTGGTTGATTTCGGGAGGTGCTGTCCTTGTGTTTGATTTGGAAATGCAGA
Above is a window of Triticum aestivum cultivar Chinese Spring chromosome 6B, IWGSC CS RefSeq v2.1, whole genome shotgun sequence DNA encoding:
- the LOC123134757 gene encoding uncharacterized protein, which produces MSRRRSPPSAPPLDDEDLLREILLRLPLQPSFLARASSVCTRWRGILSDPQFRKRFRRHHGKPLLLGFFAGPVSREHIFTPVLDSPDRIPAARFSLTMPQSRGPFDRWDLVGCRHGLAVLINKCREEVVVSDPLTGRQQRVRFPRGHVHGDCLSSPFKLFLIRNGDMRTLGSLYDSVSGVWGNIFSATTNSICSIRSSIFAGNALCWLISGGAVLVFDLEMQNLSVIEKPAENHVVANSCFQLVRMEDGGLGLAVLSKLTIQLWVRNTNHDGVVGWVLLQKTIPLDGMFKRRMCSDQKGALFVGYDEDTNVIVLTTMIGNFMLQLDSMQLKHIIKRNDICFDTFYPYTNFYTAGRRIAGGDGGAENANT